In Gemmatimonadetes bacterium T265, one DNA window encodes the following:
- the rplI gene encoding 50S ribosomal protein L9, with the protein MEVILRQAVDSLGHPGDVVTVSNGYARNYLLPRGVAFAATDGNKKRIQQEKARLEAAEASRRDAAQQLADRLAEVSITFAARVGEEGKLFGSVTAADIAQQLEAQGHHVERRSIDLPEPIRALGVYRVPIRLHADVRPEIKVWVIKQ; encoded by the coding sequence GTGGAAGTCATTCTTCGCCAAGCGGTCGACAGCCTCGGGCACCCGGGCGACGTCGTGACCGTGTCCAACGGTTACGCGCGCAATTACCTGCTGCCGCGCGGCGTCGCCTTCGCCGCCACCGACGGGAACAAGAAGCGCATCCAGCAGGAAAAGGCGCGGCTCGAGGCGGCCGAGGCGTCGCGCCGCGACGCGGCGCAGCAGCTCGCGGACCGGCTCGCGGAGGTGTCGATCACCTTCGCCGCGCGCGTCGGCGAGGAAGGGAAGCTGTTCGGGTCGGTGACGGCGGCCGACATCGCGCAGCAGCTCGAGGCGCAGGGGCACCACGTCGAGCGGCGGTCGATCGACCTCCCCGAGCCGATCCGGGCGCTCGGCGTCTATCGCGTGCCGATCCGCCTGCACGCGGACGTGCGTCCCGAGATCAAGGTCTGGGTCATCAA